In Corylus avellana chromosome ca2, CavTom2PMs-1.0, the following proteins share a genomic window:
- the LOC132173029 gene encoding small ribosomal subunit protein mS79 (rPPR3b)-like, producing MMSFSRILYRSFSTFPQPNSTTSIKSIANDLYKERSLECLVQKFKKYSELKRFRTRAGIYEDTVRKLAKAKCFRWIEEILEDQKKYEDISKEGFSIRLMSLYGKAGMFEHAHKVFYEMSDRNCRCTVLSLNALLGACVNSKKFDFVEGLFKALPKKLSIEPDLISYNTVIKAFCLMGSFDSAVLLLEEMEKKGLEPDLFTFNTLLNGLYAKGRVSDGEKIWELMQKKNVVPDIRSYNAKLLGLALDKKTKEAMELVEEMKTRGVKPNAFSFNALIKGYVIEGNLEEAKWWFDHVGEGESAPGKKTFEIVVPFVCEKGELELAFDLCKEIFKRKFLVDVSLLQLVVNTLVKESKMEEAKKLVQLGKRYSYCRYDLKLP from the coding sequence ATGATGTCGTTCTCTCGCATTCTCTACCGCTCTTTCTCTACTTTCCCTCAACCGAATTCCACAACTAGCATCAAATCTATTGCCAACGATCTCTACAAAGAACGCAGCCTTGAATGCCTTGTACAGAAGTTCAAGAAGTACTCCGAGCTTAAACGGTTCCGCACCCGAGCTGGAATATACGAAGACACAGTCCGCAAGCTCGCTAAGGCAAAATGCTTCAGATGGATTGAAGAGATCCTTGAAGACCAAAAGAAGTATGAGGATATCTCCAAAGAAGGCTTCTCGATCCGACTCATGTCTTTATATGGAAAAGCAGGCATGTTTGAGCATGCCCATAAAGTGTTCTATGAAATGTCTGACAGGAATTGCAGGTGCACAGTCTTATCCCTCAATGCGCTTTTGGGGGCTTGTGTAAACTCGAAGaagtttgattttgttgaaggGCTTTTTAAGGCGTTACCTAAGAAGTTGTCTATTGAACCGGATTTGATTTCGTACAATACAGTTATTAAGGCATTTTGTCTGATGGGTTCCTTTGATTCAGCGGTTTTGTTGCTTGAAGAGATGGAAAAGAAGGGTTTGGAGCCAGATTTGTTTACATTCAATACCCTTTTGAATGGATTATATGCGAAGGGTCGGGTCTCGGATGGTGAAAAGATATGGGAGCTAATGCAGAAGAAGAATGTTGTCCCTGACATCAGGAGTTACAATGCAAAGTTGCTTGGATTGGCGTTGGACAAGAAAACCAAAGAGGCGATGGAGTTGGTTGAAGAAATGAAGACTAGGGGAGTCAAACCAAACGCATTTAGTTTCAATGCTCTGATTAAAGGATATGTTATTGAGGGGAACTTGGAGGAAGCCAAGTGGTGGTTCGATCACGTGGGGGAGGGCGAGAGTGCCCCTGGTAAAAAGACATTCGAGATAGTTGTCCCCTTCGTTTGTGAGAAGGGTGAGTTGGAGCTTGCCTTTGATCTGTGCAAGGAAATTTTCAAGAGGAAGTTCCTTGTTGATGTTTCGTTATTGCAGCTTGTTGTGAATACACTGGTTAAGGAGTCTAAAATGGAGGAAGCAAAGAAGCTTGTGCAGCTTGGGAAGAGATATAGTTATTGCCGATATGATCTGAAATTGCCGTAG
- the LOC132171261 gene encoding small ribosomal subunit protein mS79 (rPPR3b)-like: MSLSRIFRRAFSTSVESDFTPTLKSISRDLYRERSLKQLVQKFKKSSEIKLFRAKTNIYRDTVHRLASAKCFNLIEEILEHQKKYEDISKEGFSARLISLYGRSDMFEHAQKVFDEMHDRKPARTVLSLNALLGAALNSKKFDLVGGLFKELPKKLSIEPDLISYNTVIKAFCEMGSFDLAISMLDEMEKKGVEPDLITFNTLLHGLYGKGQFLHGEKIWDRMKKKNVILDDRSYNAKLLGLALEKKTKEAVELVEEMKSKEVEPSLFSFTAVIKGFVNEGNWEEAKLWYNKIGQSNLAPDRVIFNILIPFFCAKGEVDLAFELCKEILKRKFLVDVSLLQLVVDGLVKESKMEEAKKLVELGKFNKYARYSLKLPSDE, translated from the coding sequence ATGTCGTTGTCTCGCATCTTCCGCCGCGCTTTCTCCACCTCCGTCGAATCCGACTTCACACCTACCTTGAAATCCATTTCCCGCGATCTCTACCGGGAGCGCAGCCTCAAACAACTCGTCCAGAAGTTCAAGAAATCCTCCGAGATCAAACTGTTCCGCGCCAAAACTAACATATACAGAGACACTGTCCATCGGCTTGCTTCGGCGAAATGCTTCAACTTGATCGAAGAGATCCTCGAACACCAAAAGAAGTACGAGGATATCTCCAAAGAAGGCTTCTCTGCCCGACTTATAAGTCTATACGGGAGATCAGACATGTTCGAGCATGCCCAgaaagtgtttgatgaaatgcaTGACCGGAAGCCTGCGCGCACTGTGTTATCCCTCAATGCGCTCTTGGGGGCGGCTTTGAACTCGAAGAAGTTTGACTTGGTTGGTGGGCTTTTTAAGGAGTTGCCAAAGAAGTTGTCCATTGAACCAGATTTGATTTCGTATAATACGGTTATCAAGGCGTTTTGCGAGATGGGTTCATTTGATTTGGCAATTTCAATGCTTGATGAGATGGAGAAGAAGGGTGTGGAGCCAGATTTGATTACATTCAATACCCTTTTGCATGGGTTATATGGGAAGGGTCAGTTTTTGCATGGTGAAAAGATATGGGATcgaatgaagaagaaaaatgttattctGGATGATAGGAGTTACAATGCAAAGTTGCTTGGATTGGCGTTGGAGAAGAAAACCAAAGAGGCTGTTGAGTTAGTCGAAGAAATGAAGAGTAAGGAAGTCGAACCAAGCCTGTTTAGTTTCACTGCTGTGATTAAAGGATTTGTTAATGAAGGGAACTGGGAGGAAGCTAAGCTGTGGTACAATAAGATAGGGCAGAGCAACCTTGCCCCGGATAGAGTGATTTTCAATATTCTTATTCCCTTTTTTTGTGCGAAGGGTGAGGTGGACCTTGCCTTCGAGCTGTGCAAGGAAATCCTCAAAAGGAAGTTCCTTGTTGATGTTTCGCTATTGCAACTTGTGGTGGATGGACTGGTTAAAGAGTCTAAAATGGAGGAAGCGAAGAAGCTTGTGGAGCTGGGGAAGTTTAATAAGTACGCTCGTTATAGTCTGAAATTGCCCTCAGATGAGTAG